Proteins encoded by one window of Streptomyces sp. NBC_01707:
- a CDS encoding OsmC family protein, whose amino-acid sequence MGSVVSGREHEVSVSRTGSHEFLGRNSRGATVRLGFADAEEAFTPGELLQIALAGCMSLTVEELVTRRAGEDAALEATAGSWHAPGVREYQRIWVDLDVDLSFLDTVTRERVVAAMRRAVEGQCTAHRTLEKGAEIALAVETDRASNTAPQTLP is encoded by the coding sequence ATGGGATCGGTTGTGTCTGGCAGAGAGCACGAGGTCAGCGTGTCTCGGACTGGTTCACATGAGTTCCTGGGCCGCAACTCCAGGGGCGCGACGGTGCGGCTTGGCTTCGCGGATGCCGAGGAGGCTTTCACTCCAGGCGAGTTGCTCCAGATTGCACTCGCGGGCTGCATGTCGTTGACCGTCGAGGAACTCGTCACACGACGTGCCGGGGAAGACGCGGCTCTCGAGGCAACGGCGGGATCCTGGCACGCGCCGGGTGTCCGCGAGTACCAGAGGATCTGGGTCGATTTGGACGTCGACCTGTCCTTTCTCGACACCGTCACCCGTGAGCGGGTGGTTGCGGCGATGCGCAGGGCAGTGGAAGGCCAGTGCACGGCGCACCGCACGCTGGAGAAGGGTGCCGAGATAGCTCTCGCCGTCGAGACCGACCGCGCCTCGAACACTGCGCCGCAGACGCTGCCGTAG
- a CDS encoding polysaccharide deacetylase family protein yields MVRRGGRGWYGQVAAAALGVTAVAVAASLWTSPVGPADRTAGASAHPAAPGAAPQAAAVSAEIAHVSDRGAQGINITIDDGPDPVWTPQVLQVLEEYGVTATFCMIGPQAQAHPDLVRAVVAAGHRLCNHTVAHDVTMDHKSEAYQSQQILDADRMITEASGGVEPLYYRAPGGAFTPYSRKLAASHGMRPLGWNVDSKDFERPGTSAVVATVKDEISNGPTILFHDAGGDRSQTVTALREVLPWLKAQGYSFGFPVR; encoded by the coding sequence ATGGTACGGCGCGGCGGACGAGGGTGGTACGGCCAGGTGGCCGCAGCGGCATTGGGGGTCACCGCGGTGGCCGTGGCCGCGTCGTTGTGGACCTCCCCGGTCGGTCCCGCCGACCGGACAGCCGGCGCCTCGGCGCACCCTGCGGCGCCCGGCGCGGCCCCGCAGGCAGCCGCGGTGTCCGCGGAGATCGCGCACGTCTCGGACCGGGGCGCCCAGGGCATCAACATCACCATCGACGACGGGCCGGACCCGGTCTGGACGCCGCAAGTGCTCCAGGTACTCGAGGAGTACGGCGTCACGGCCACGTTCTGCATGATCGGCCCGCAGGCTCAGGCGCATCCGGACCTTGTCAGAGCGGTGGTAGCGGCCGGGCACCGGCTGTGCAACCACACGGTGGCGCACGACGTCACCATGGACCACAAGTCCGAGGCCTACCAGTCCCAGCAGATCCTCGACGCGGATCGCATGATCACCGAGGCTTCGGGGGGCGTGGAGCCGCTCTATTACCGCGCCCCGGGCGGTGCCTTCACCCCGTACAGCAGGAAGCTCGCCGCTTCGCACGGCATGCGGCCGCTCGGCTGGAACGTCGACTCGAAGGACTTCGAACGCCCCGGCACGTCCGCCGTCGTCGCCACCGTCAAGGACGAGATATCTAACGGGCCGACCATCCTCTTCCACGATGCCGGCGGCGACCGCTCCCAGACCGTGACCGCCCTGCGCGAGGTGCTGCCCTGGCTCAAGGCACAGGGATACTCCTTCGGCTTCCCGGTGCGGTGA
- a CDS encoding LuxR C-terminal-related transcriptional regulator, whose protein sequence is MMENDAPLELVGLDTEAEAIYRHLLVRGGGTVDEIVAAFGVSFEHALALLERLHHSGLVSRRSSGAFLTVDPRHALRTLVESRERQLAAVRDAAGPLGAIFDDARRSSTTEPATRTISGPEAVGDCYYRLKQAAQSEICAMDRPPFLLAPNGPLDEAAVRRGVRVRVVYAAASFDAEGGWQALGSLVSRGEEARVVPALPIKLAMADRSAAMVSLSLSADSSECLYTEAPPLLKALTELFEHYWTTAPSLTGDPDSESLPAPGPPAQGDQTRKPTDEERNLLTLFAAGVKDDAIARQFGISTRTLRRRIQNLYAELGTTNRFGAGLAAARRNWV, encoded by the coding sequence ATGATGGAAAACGACGCACCTTTGGAGTTGGTCGGACTCGATACAGAGGCTGAGGCTATCTATCGCCATCTTCTGGTGCGCGGTGGTGGGACTGTCGACGAGATAGTGGCGGCATTCGGAGTGAGCTTCGAGCACGCGTTGGCGTTGCTCGAACGTCTCCACCACTCCGGGTTGGTCAGCCGCAGATCCTCGGGGGCGTTCCTCACGGTGGATCCCCGCCACGCGCTGCGGACACTGGTGGAGTCACGCGAGCGTCAGCTGGCTGCCGTCCGAGATGCGGCGGGGCCGCTGGGTGCGATCTTCGACGACGCCAGGCGGTCCAGTACGACCGAACCCGCCACCAGGACCATCAGCGGTCCGGAGGCGGTCGGCGACTGCTACTACCGCTTGAAGCAGGCTGCCCAATCCGAGATCTGCGCCATGGACCGCCCTCCGTTCCTACTGGCTCCGAATGGACCACTCGACGAGGCGGCGGTCCGGCGCGGGGTGCGGGTGCGTGTCGTCTACGCGGCTGCCAGTTTCGATGCCGAAGGCGGCTGGCAGGCACTGGGCAGCCTCGTGTCGCGTGGGGAAGAAGCCAGGGTCGTGCCGGCACTGCCCATCAAATTGGCAATGGCCGACCGGTCGGCCGCGATGGTGTCGCTGAGCTTGTCAGCCGACAGTAGCGAGTGCCTCTACACCGAAGCACCCCCCTTGCTGAAGGCATTGACCGAACTCTTCGAGCATTACTGGACCACTGCGCCCTCACTGACTGGGGACCCCGACTCCGAGTCGTTGCCGGCACCAGGACCGCCCGCCCAAGGCGACCAGACCCGCAAGCCCACGGACGAAGAACGGAACCTGCTCACGCTCTTTGCTGCTGGGGTCAAGGACGACGCCATTGCCCGCCAGTTCGGGATTTCGACACGGACACTGCGGCGGCGGATCCAAAACCTTTACGCAGAGCTGGGGACCACCAACCGGTTCGGAGCTGGTCTCGCGGCAGCTAGACGCAACTGGGTTTGA
- a CDS encoding wax ester/triacylglycerol synthase domain-containing protein — MDAVTRDWPSMSLTIGAVLDVAGDAPPVERLRERVATCLSRLPVLTHRLEGPKLRARWVHELHPDLTVRVREMVVAPGGAAAAVDALINQPLTQDGPPWDLWLLRGDSPGCHTLCYRASHVTHDGVAVRNTLYGLLGAEVPKALAPRPATVAAFARVLRNQSGMLSRAGVWNDPDVPLTGELVRGWASVPTERLRAVASEAGGSSNDASLAVLAGALRTWAFDNWSRGADQPLSAMVMVDGRHAAESARPGNLFSFGPLMLPAHLSETRQRLAAVVEVTDVLRQPSIRRATRLLMERTPAGTFYAAAKMLTAPHRAPVDTSHVAFHQPLRHEDAPVTGVRMFTVLPANHPLSVLSCSYGGTTTLHFVADGALPGAAELPSRWLTELDAAEKEQTTTPTQ, encoded by the coding sequence ATGGACGCAGTAACACGTGACTGGCCGTCCATGTCGCTCACCATCGGCGCCGTCCTCGACGTGGCAGGGGACGCGCCGCCGGTGGAGCGGTTGCGAGAGCGAGTAGCTACGTGCCTGTCCCGGCTGCCCGTGCTCACGCACCGGCTTGAAGGGCCGAAGCTGCGGGCCCGCTGGGTGCATGAGCTACATCCCGATCTTACCGTCCGCGTTAGGGAGATGGTGGTGGCGCCCGGCGGGGCAGCTGCGGCTGTCGACGCGCTGATCAACCAGCCGCTGACCCAGGACGGCCCTCCCTGGGACCTGTGGCTCCTGCGCGGCGATTCACCCGGCTGTCACACGCTCTGCTACCGGGCGTCGCACGTCACCCACGACGGTGTGGCGGTCCGCAACACCCTGTACGGCCTGCTCGGCGCCGAGGTGCCGAAAGCTTTGGCACCCAGGCCCGCCACCGTGGCCGCTTTCGCCCGTGTGCTCAGAAACCAGTCGGGCATGCTGTCGCGAGCGGGGGTGTGGAACGATCCGGACGTACCACTGACAGGCGAACTTGTGCGCGGGTGGGCGAGCGTCCCGACGGAGCGGCTGCGCGCTGTGGCTTCGGAGGCCGGCGGCAGCAGTAACGACGCTTCTCTGGCGGTCCTCGCGGGTGCACTGCGCACGTGGGCGTTCGACAACTGGTCACGCGGCGCGGACCAGCCACTGAGCGCCATGGTCATGGTGGACGGTCGGCACGCCGCGGAGAGCGCCCGGCCCGGAAACCTCTTCTCCTTCGGCCCGCTAATGCTGCCGGCCCATCTCTCAGAGACCCGACAACGGCTGGCGGCCGTGGTGGAGGTAACCGATGTCCTGCGGCAGCCGTCGATCCGTCGTGCCACGAGACTGCTGATGGAGCGCACACCGGCCGGGACCTTCTACGCCGCGGCGAAGATGCTGACGGCACCGCACCGCGCACCGGTGGACACCTCTCACGTGGCCTTCCACCAGCCCTTGCGGCATGAAGACGCGCCGGTGACTGGAGTACGGATGTTCACCGTGCTCCCTGCCAACCATCCCCTGTCGGTGCTCTCGTGCTCCTACGGCGGCACGACCACGCTGCATTTCGTGGCTGACGGAGCTCTGCCGGGCGCGGCGGAACTGCCCAGCCGTTGGCTGACCGAACTGGACGCCGCCGAGAAGGAGCAGACAACGACCCCCACCCAGTGA
- a CDS encoding transposase, with product MVNAAWLELSLAAIDLLVWIRVLLLDGDLATAEPKKLRYRILHVAGRITRGGRRLRLRISATWPCRHELAAAFHRLAALPRPAN from the coding sequence TTGGTCAACGCCGCTTGGCTCGAACTCAGCCTCGCGGCGATCGACCTCCTCGTCTGGATCCGCGTCCTCCTGCTGGACGGCGATCTGGCCACCGCCGAACCCAAGAAACTGCGCTACCGAATCCTGCACGTCGCCGGCCGGATCACCCGCGGCGGCCGCCGTCTGCGCTTGCGGATATCGGCGACCTGGCCCTGCAGACATGAACTCGCTGCCGCATTCCACCGCCTGGCCGCCCTGCCTCGCCCCGCCAACTGA
- a CDS encoding S8 family serine peptidase codes for MSNVPVPKPGLIALGVVAALALGIVPATAAISEDSAGSAPTVAQRSSNGGGTHTVTLITGDKVTIGTASDGTVVRSFQGANGTTTGFHRAVIDGATYVYPDAALPYVGAGRLDKQLFNVTRLIADGYDDAHASKLPLIVSYTDTAAKSRTFPKVAGSSDVRRLDSIQGAALAQNRKEAPVFWSALTGGSGVAARSASQGVFANGVAKVWLDGKVKVDLAESTAQVSAQKVWAEGNTGKGVKVAVLDTGVDAEHPDLAGQIDDSVSFVPGPDEGDPADYAGHGTHVASTIAGTGSASDGKERGVAPGVRLDIGKVLNSEGSGQESWIIAGMEWAARDEQARIVSMSLGGGGDHTDPMSQAVDQLSRETGALFVIAAGNSGPHSIGSPGAADSALTVGAVDSADQLANFSSQGPRDGDAGLKPEITAPGVDILAARSHYVRGSGYYTTMSGTSMATPHVAGAAALLAAAHPDWTGQQLKEALVSSAKATPAYTPYQAGAGRLDAAAAVHASVFATVSAYSGFHTWPAKPGETDVKNVAYTNVGDAPVSLDLAIDGTLPPGLFTLSATRVTVPPHGDASVNLTAHLDRLPVDQDVSAFITGTDSAKTVRTRTMIGGHREGQRQNVNIVAKDRSGEPLAGQVVVTGESIWTTVNLEADGTGTARLPVGTYSGWLTADVRGAGGPHSLGMALLAFNDVQLDQDRTVTLDGRKARQILTRVPQQATPVETRIDIRRTFPTSTFETTNLPNTAYDSVWALPTGKKVTNGEFEIGARFRLEQPALTLGTKSTLYADPLVKRAAKPLPAGTRTLAAVYAGDGTSEDLARHHVRGKAVVVHADNSRLIQAQAEAAAAAGAQLLVVVNDGVGRLDPWDENAWSPESPAPLTVATLNADQGADLIASIRRGSSTLKVTSHPTTDYLYDVVHHWTGAAPADPTWSVQKRDLARVDVSFRNFRPGKALEYRADIWRGWAVGNQVPAPAQGERTDWVTSEADWTNDAYIVGETGQHSNSTLHYPAGKTGKVSWFGPIQRPRMGPVDFQPVRYLDTVYIPAPGWGDSGSGHVGEARNNFDVKDWMALYQGDRQLKWGNSEFLPVPELAPERLPYRLVVDNDRGAWTNPYSTHTLTEWNFTSAASGEDAADSLPLIQLDYGVETDKTGRADRHARLIISASHLPGTTAAIGKPSLEVSYDDGKTWQRADLNRSGDGWQTGLHASKSASFATLRVTARDNAGNSVSQTITRAFGLR; via the coding sequence ATGTCTAATGTTCCCGTTCCCAAACCCGGATTGATCGCGCTCGGCGTGGTCGCCGCCCTGGCACTCGGAATCGTACCGGCTACCGCCGCCATATCTGAGGACTCGGCCGGTTCCGCGCCGACAGTCGCACAACGGTCATCCAACGGGGGCGGCACGCACACCGTCACTCTGATCACCGGGGACAAGGTCACCATCGGCACCGCGTCCGACGGCACCGTCGTCCGGTCCTTTCAAGGCGCGAACGGCACCACCACCGGTTTCCACCGGGCGGTCATTGACGGGGCAACGTACGTCTACCCTGATGCCGCCCTTCCCTACGTCGGTGCCGGAAGGCTCGACAAGCAGCTGTTCAACGTGACGCGGTTGATCGCCGATGGCTATGACGACGCGCACGCCTCGAAGCTGCCGCTGATCGTCAGTTACACCGATACGGCCGCCAAGTCCCGCACCTTTCCGAAGGTGGCGGGCTCGAGCGACGTTCGTCGACTGGATAGCATCCAGGGCGCGGCACTGGCGCAGAACCGCAAGGAGGCTCCGGTGTTCTGGTCGGCGCTGACCGGTGGCTCCGGTGTAGCGGCCCGGTCGGCGTCGCAGGGTGTCTTCGCTAACGGTGTCGCCAAGGTGTGGCTCGACGGGAAGGTGAAGGTCGATCTGGCTGAATCGACTGCGCAGGTCAGCGCGCAGAAGGTCTGGGCGGAGGGGAACACCGGGAAGGGCGTCAAGGTCGCGGTGCTCGACACTGGCGTGGACGCCGAGCACCCCGACCTCGCCGGTCAGATCGATGACAGTGTCAGCTTCGTACCGGGACCGGATGAGGGGGATCCTGCCGACTACGCGGGTCATGGAACTCACGTTGCCTCGACGATCGCCGGTACTGGCAGCGCCTCCGACGGCAAGGAGCGGGGTGTCGCTCCCGGCGTCCGTCTGGACATCGGCAAGGTCCTCAACAGCGAGGGCAGCGGCCAGGAGTCCTGGATCATCGCAGGCATGGAATGGGCTGCCCGGGACGAGCAGGCCAGGATTGTCAGTATGAGCCTGGGCGGCGGTGGCGACCACACCGACCCGATGAGCCAGGCGGTGGACCAGCTCAGCCGCGAGACCGGTGCATTGTTCGTCATAGCGGCGGGCAACAGTGGCCCGCACTCCATCGGCAGCCCCGGTGCCGCCGACTCCGCGCTGACCGTGGGCGCCGTGGACTCCGCTGATCAGCTCGCCAACTTCTCCAGTCAGGGCCCGCGTGACGGCGACGCCGGGTTGAAGCCCGAGATCACCGCGCCGGGGGTCGACATCCTGGCGGCCCGCTCCCACTACGTCCGCGGCTCGGGTTACTACACCACGATGAGCGGCACGTCGATGGCGACGCCGCACGTCGCGGGCGCCGCCGCGCTGCTGGCCGCCGCGCACCCCGACTGGACCGGCCAGCAGCTGAAGGAGGCCCTGGTCAGCAGCGCCAAGGCCACCCCGGCGTACACCCCGTACCAGGCGGGCGCCGGACGGCTGGACGCGGCTGCGGCTGTGCACGCCTCGGTCTTCGCGACCGTCAGTGCCTACTCCGGCTTCCATACCTGGCCCGCCAAACCTGGCGAGACCGACGTGAAAAATGTGGCGTACACCAACGTCGGCGACGCGCCCGTCAGTCTGGACCTGGCGATCGACGGCACCCTCCCACCCGGACTCTTCACCCTCTCCGCCACGCGCGTCACCGTCCCCCCGCACGGCGACGCTTCGGTCAACCTGACCGCGCATCTGGACCGACTTCCGGTCGACCAGGACGTCAGCGCCTTCATTACCGGCACGGATAGCGCCAAGACGGTCCGTACCCGGACCATGATCGGTGGCCACCGGGAGGGACAGCGACAGAACGTCAATATCGTCGCGAAGGACCGCTCGGGCGAACCTCTGGCCGGCCAGGTCGTCGTGACCGGGGAAAGCATCTGGACCACCGTCAACCTTGAGGCCGACGGCACCGGTACCGCACGCCTGCCCGTGGGCACCTACAGCGGGTGGCTCACCGCCGACGTCCGGGGTGCAGGCGGACCCCACTCGCTGGGCATGGCGCTGCTGGCCTTCAACGACGTCCAGTTGGACCAGGACAGAACCGTCACCCTCGACGGACGCAAGGCCCGGCAAATCCTGACCCGCGTCCCGCAGCAGGCCACCCCGGTCGAAACACGCATTGACATCCGGCGGACCTTCCCCACCAGTACCTTCGAAACCACCAATCTGCCCAACACGGCCTACGACAGCGTCTGGGCCCTGCCAACGGGCAAGAAGGTCACCAACGGCGAGTTCGAGATCGGTGCGCGCTTCCGCCTTGAGCAGCCAGCACTGACCCTGGGCACGAAGTCCACCCTCTACGCCGACCCGCTGGTCAAGCGGGCGGCCAAGCCGCTGCCAGCCGGCACCCGGACCCTGGCCGCGGTGTACGCCGGCGACGGCACGAGCGAGGACCTGGCTCGCCACCACGTACGCGGCAAGGCCGTGGTGGTGCACGCCGACAATAGCCGACTGATTCAGGCGCAGGCCGAGGCCGCGGCGGCCGCGGGCGCGCAGCTGCTCGTGGTCGTCAACGACGGTGTCGGCCGGCTCGACCCGTGGGACGAGAACGCCTGGAGCCCCGAGAGCCCCGCCCCGCTGACGGTGGCGACGCTCAACGCGGACCAGGGTGCCGACCTGATCGCCTCGATCCGGCGCGGCTCCAGCACTCTGAAGGTCACTTCGCATCCCACCACCGACTACCTCTACGACGTGGTGCACCACTGGACCGGTGCAGCCCCGGCCGACCCGACCTGGAGCGTGCAGAAGCGCGACCTGGCCCGGGTCGACGTCTCCTTCCGCAACTTCCGTCCGGGCAAGGCTCTGGAATACCGCGCCGACATCTGGCGTGGTTGGGCCGTGGGCAATCAAGTCCCGGCCCCCGCCCAAGGTGAACGGACGGACTGGGTCACCAGCGAAGCCGACTGGACGAACGATGCCTACATCGTTGGCGAGACCGGGCAGCACTCGAACAGCACCCTGCACTACCCTGCGGGAAAGACCGGCAAGGTCAGCTGGTTCGGGCCGATCCAGCGCCCCCGCATGGGCCCCGTCGACTTCCAGCCCGTCCGCTACCTCGACACCGTGTACATCCCCGCGCCCGGATGGGGAGACTCCGGCTCCGGCCACGTCGGCGAAGCGAGGAACAACTTCGACGTCAAGGACTGGATGGCCCTCTACCAGGGCGACCGCCAGCTCAAATGGGGCAACTCCGAGTTCCTGCCGGTGCCCGAGCTTGCCCCGGAGCGCCTGCCCTATCGGCTCGTCGTCGACAACGACCGCGGCGCTTGGACCAACCCGTACTCGACGCACACGCTCACCGAGTGGAACTTCACGTCCGCGGCCAGCGGTGAGGACGCTGCCGACTCCCTCCCGCTGATCCAGCTCGACTACGGGGTGGAGACCGACAAAACCGGCCGGGCCGACCGGCACGCCAGACTGATCATCAGTGCCTCGCACCTGCCCGGTACGACCGCCGCCATCGGCAAGCCCTCGCTCGAGGTCTCCTACGACGACGGCAAGACCTGGCAGCGAGCCGACCTAAACCGCTCTGGTGACGGATGGCAGACGGGCCTGCACGCCTCCAAGTCCGCGAGCTTCGCCACGCTCCGGGTCACCGCCCGCGACAACGCCGGCAACAGCGTGTCTCAGACCATCACCCGGGCCTTCGGTCTGCGCTGA
- a CDS encoding helix-turn-helix domain-containing protein yields MRQADRQPRCTPTGKPVKITRGTLDRWFKLWREGGFDALLPPTRQVTPRTPEEVLDLAVALKRENPSRSTAQVVRILQQHLGWGPSYRTVHRPLQRLELLPRPDGQAPEVFGRFEATRPNEL; encoded by the coding sequence CTGCGGCAAGCAGACAGGCAACCCAGGTGCACACCGACCGGGAAGCCGGTCAAGATCACGCGCGGGACGTTGGACCGGTGGTTCAAGCTCTGGCGGGAGGGCGGCTTCGACGCGCTCCTGCCGCCGACCAGGCAGGTCACCCCGCGCACGCCGGAGGAAGTCCTGGACCTAGCAGTGGCCTTGAAGCGGGAGAATCCGAGCAGGTCGACCGCGCAGGTGGTGCGGATCCTGCAGCAGCACCTGGGCTGGGGCCCGTCCTACCGCACCGTCCACCGGCCCCTTCAGCGCCTGGAACTGCTGCCCCGCCCCGACGGGCAGGCGCCGGAGGTGTTCGGCCGGTTCGAGGCCACACGCCCGAACGAACTCTGA
- a CDS encoding helix-turn-helix domain-containing protein: protein MSWSGLRVPAIAVELGCSQKTVRCWLHRRILLAEGVRWRRTRS, encoded by the coding sequence GTGAGCTGGTCGGGGTTGCGGGTGCCGGCGATCGCGGTGGAGCTGGGCTGCAGTCAGAAGACGGTTCGCTGCTGGCTACACCGTCGCATCCTGCTCGCCGAGGGCGTGCGCTGGCGCCGTACCCGGTCCTGA